From the Pyramidobacter porci genome, one window contains:
- a CDS encoding CapA family protein, translating to MRISLFAALLAAFFCGTARAEAPLPDDSAALFSDDADVLRPHRATLLFVGDLMAHAPQLRAARRKNGYDFAPSFARVKPLISAADLAAGNLETTLGGEKRGYTGYPCFNTPDEYADALKDAGFDVLTTANNHCMDRRVAGLFRTLKELRARGFTTFGTYAASADREIVAVENVNGITVAFLSWTYGTNGIPVPASQDWAVARGASWEEVSGDVARARALSPDFIVAMPHIGVEYALTPPRFVVAFAEKLLEAGVGAVIASHPHVVQPLELRAASGDRAPALIAWSMGNFISNQRAKPRDMGVIARLTLEKGNGVTRLVSADAIPTWVQTRTKKGVRVSRVLPLFDALANAVELQISAADLKRLRGAHADFTGRVLGRAVPLAEAQPAYELEPSSQDRFSTAQFDELDRRRAAKKSGARKKNALKP from the coding sequence ATGAGAATATCGCTGTTCGCGGCGCTGCTGGCCGCATTTTTCTGCGGGACGGCGCGCGCGGAAGCTCCGCTTCCCGACGATTCGGCGGCGCTGTTCAGCGACGACGCCGACGTCCTGCGTCCCCACCGCGCCACGCTGCTTTTCGTCGGCGACTTGATGGCTCACGCCCCGCAGCTGCGCGCGGCGCGGCGCAAAAATGGCTACGACTTCGCGCCCTCGTTCGCGCGCGTCAAGCCGCTGATTTCCGCCGCCGACCTGGCTGCCGGCAACCTCGAGACCACGCTCGGCGGCGAAAAGCGCGGCTACACGGGCTACCCGTGCTTCAACACGCCCGACGAGTACGCCGACGCTCTCAAAGACGCCGGTTTCGACGTCCTGACTACCGCCAACAACCACTGCATGGACCGCCGCGTCGCCGGGCTGTTCCGCACGCTGAAAGAGCTGCGCGCCCGCGGCTTCACGACCTTCGGCACCTACGCCGCCTCCGCCGACCGCGAGATCGTCGCCGTCGAAAACGTGAACGGCATCACAGTCGCCTTCCTGTCGTGGACCTACGGCACCAACGGCATCCCCGTGCCGGCCTCGCAGGACTGGGCGGTGGCGCGCGGCGCTTCGTGGGAAGAAGTCAGCGGCGACGTCGCCCGCGCCAGGGCGCTCAGCCCCGACTTCATCGTCGCCATGCCGCACATCGGCGTGGAATACGCGCTGACGCCGCCGCGCTTCGTCGTCGCCTTCGCCGAGAAATTGCTGGAAGCCGGCGTCGGCGCGGTGATCGCCTCGCACCCGCACGTCGTGCAGCCGCTGGAACTGCGCGCCGCTTCGGGCGACCGCGCGCCGGCTCTGATCGCCTGGTCGATGGGCAACTTCATCTCCAACCAGCGCGCCAAGCCGCGCGACATGGGCGTGATCGCACGCCTGACTCTGGAAAAAGGAAACGGCGTCACGCGCCTCGTCAGCGCCGACGCCATCCCCACCTGGGTGCAGACGCGCACGAAAAAGGGCGTCCGCGTCTCGCGCGTGCTGCCGCTCTTCGACGCGCTCGCCAACGCCGTGGAGCTGCAGATCTCCGCGGCCGACCTCAAGCGCCTGCGCGGCGCGCACGCCGATTTCACCGGGCGCGTGCTGGGGCGCGCCGTCCCGCTGGCAGAAGCTCAGCCGGCCTACGAACTGGAACCGTCCTCGCAGGATCGTTTTTCGACGGCACAGTTCGACGAGCTCGACCGCCGGCGCGCCGCGAAAAAAAGCGGCGCGCGGAAGAAAAACGCGCTCAAACCGTGA
- a CDS encoding PHP domain-containing protein has protein sequence MILDTHMHTAEYSPDSFLPIAEAVARAREMGIDGLCVTDHDTLGAREAIDGWRQKFQFPLFLGVEVLTTRGDVVCFGLDEAPPPAAVAPEELMARVAACGGCATAAHPFRNNNRGLEDLIATLPGLHGVECFNGSTDPAANLHALELARASGRALLGAADAHWRERVGLFVTEFDDDLRDERDLIRAVRAGRCRPLAWDGAKFVDAEAFCRARLAE, from the coding sequence ATGATCCTGGACACGCACATGCACACGGCGGAGTACTCGCCGGACAGTTTTCTGCCCATCGCCGAAGCGGTCGCCCGCGCCCGCGAGATGGGCATCGACGGGCTTTGCGTCACCGACCACGACACGCTCGGCGCGCGCGAGGCAATCGACGGATGGCGGCAAAAATTCCAGTTCCCGCTCTTTCTCGGCGTCGAGGTGCTGACGACGCGGGGCGACGTAGTCTGCTTCGGCCTTGATGAAGCGCCGCCGCCCGCCGCGGTCGCGCCCGAGGAGCTGATGGCGCGCGTGGCGGCCTGCGGCGGCTGCGCGACGGCGGCTCATCCGTTCCGCAACAACAACCGCGGGCTGGAAGACCTGATCGCCACGCTGCCGGGGCTGCACGGCGTGGAGTGTTTCAACGGCAGCACCGACCCGGCCGCCAATCTGCACGCGCTGGAACTGGCGCGCGCTTCCGGCCGCGCTTTGCTGGGGGCAGCCGACGCGCATTGGCGCGAGCGGGTCGGCCTTTTCGTCACCGAGTTCGACGACGATCTGCGCGACGAGCGCGACCTGATCCGCGCGGTGCGGGCCGGGCGCTGTCGTCCGCTGGCCTGGGACGGCGCGAAGTTTGTCGACGCGGAGGCGTTCTGCCGCGCGCGCTTGGCGGAATAA
- a CDS encoding ABC transporter substrate-binding protein — MLKKLGALAAAAMTLAVPAAGAEQKKLSIFIAYTGVDGILQEFTKDTGIEVEYLAMSSGEVLTRLRAAKGKAQADVWFGGGLDSYVAAAGEGFLEPYKSPERAAYEPMFYNADGYWSGISLGAVDFVVNSEIMAKKNLPMPRSWQDLTNPVYKGEVLMATPAVSGTFYATVWAILSAKGEEDGWKLLEAIDANVPYYSKRGAEPANKVSTGEAAIAVAPFDTGEKLKGEGYKIETAFPTDGVPWYIAPVALFKGARNPEAGKALIDWVLSAKGQETLAKYTTQAPIRPGVKLAPAVQAMRDSNLVKADVVEGGAQRKRVLAAWQERFGSK, encoded by the coding sequence ATGTTGAAAAAATTGGGAGCATTGGCGGCGGCTGCGATGACCCTGGCGGTTCCGGCCGCCGGCGCCGAGCAGAAGAAGCTCAGCATCTTCATCGCCTATACGGGCGTTGACGGCATCCTTCAGGAGTTCACCAAGGACACGGGCATCGAAGTGGAGTACCTGGCCATGTCGTCGGGAGAGGTTTTGACCCGCCTGCGCGCGGCCAAGGGCAAGGCGCAGGCCGACGTGTGGTTCGGCGGCGGTCTGGACAGTTACGTGGCGGCGGCCGGCGAGGGGTTCCTCGAGCCGTACAAGTCGCCGGAACGCGCCGCGTACGAGCCGATGTTCTATAACGCCGACGGCTACTGGAGCGGCATCTCTTTGGGCGCGGTCGATTTCGTCGTCAACAGCGAGATCATGGCCAAAAAGAACCTGCCCATGCCGCGCAGCTGGCAGGATCTGACCAACCCCGTCTACAAGGGCGAAGTGCTGATGGCCACGCCGGCCGTGAGCGGCACGTTCTATGCCACGGTCTGGGCGATCCTCTCCGCGAAGGGCGAGGAAGACGGCTGGAAGCTGCTCGAGGCTATCGACGCCAACGTGCCCTATTACTCCAAGCGCGGCGCCGAGCCGGCCAACAAGGTCAGCACGGGCGAGGCGGCGATCGCCGTGGCTCCGTTCGACACCGGCGAAAAGCTGAAGGGCGAAGGCTACAAGATCGAGACGGCGTTCCCCACCGACGGCGTGCCGTGGTACATCGCGCCCGTGGCGCTGTTCAAGGGCGCGCGCAATCCCGAGGCCGGCAAGGCGCTGATCGACTGGGTGCTGTCGGCAAAAGGGCAGGAGACGCTGGCCAAGTACACCACGCAGGCTCCGATCCGTCCCGGCGTGAAGCTGGCTCCCGCGGTGCAGGCCATGCGCGATTCCAACCTCGTCAAGGCCGACGTGGTCGAGGGCGGAGCGCAGCGCAAGCGCGTGCTCGCCGCCTGGCAGGAGCGCTTTGGTTCCAAATAA
- a CDS encoding ABC transporter permease — translation MVPNNPAQRRGRALSGAELALWLAAGSGVLLFVFWPVAAVLRESLLVDGQWSLSAWRGLLGKNWPLVLNSFGVAAAVTAVTLPLASLLAVKLLYGAAAGRKLLTAVLVLSTISPPFVGSMSYLMLFGRRGLITWRLLGLEWNPYGFHGVVMMEALSQLGVATLLAAASFHRVDGSLERASLDLGASPLRTLLNVSAPLARPGLAAAALMVFVRSLSDFGTPLFVGGRFQVLASKAYNTLIGVGDFPLACAMNALLVLPSLLLLAARREARGRNFSLRLAGTRSLRLRGAGLWLPEAAAWLFVALEAAVYGLIFAGSVTKTWGTDFSLTTAHLRGLWNFSGNGFARSLVCSVAAGVGSAALGAALARLLDRATAALRRAARVLIELPYLVPGTFFGVGYLLVSSSLPWEIPAGFLIAMNCLFRQLSPSTWSAQAGLAQINPELELAVRDLGGGQGRALRDMLLPLLRPFMLVSFINAFSAAMTSTGPIIFLVSPYARVAAVELFESINSGRYGDASAMASLLIAAILAVNALAWKALGRKS, via the coding sequence TTGGTTCCAAATAACCCGGCGCAAAGAAGAGGACGCGCGCTCTCCGGCGCGGAGCTGGCACTTTGGCTCGCGGCGGGGAGCGGCGTCCTCCTTTTTGTGTTCTGGCCCGTGGCGGCGGTGCTGCGCGAAAGCCTGCTGGTGGACGGACAATGGTCGCTTTCGGCGTGGCGCGGGTTGTTGGGCAAAAACTGGCCGCTGGTGCTGAACAGCTTCGGCGTGGCCGCCGCCGTGACGGCGGTCACGCTGCCGCTGGCGTCGCTTCTGGCCGTGAAGCTGCTGTACGGCGCGGCGGCGGGACGGAAGCTGCTGACGGCGGTACTGGTGCTGTCGACGATCTCGCCGCCGTTCGTCGGTTCGATGTCGTATCTGATGCTCTTCGGCCGCCGCGGTCTGATCACCTGGCGGCTGCTGGGGCTGGAATGGAATCCTTACGGTTTTCACGGCGTGGTGATGATGGAGGCGCTGTCACAGCTGGGCGTCGCCACGCTGCTGGCGGCGGCGTCGTTTCATCGGGTGGACGGCTCGCTGGAGCGGGCCTCGCTCGACTTGGGCGCTTCGCCGCTGCGCACGCTGCTGAACGTCAGCGCGCCGCTGGCGCGTCCCGGGCTGGCGGCCGCGGCGCTGATGGTCTTCGTCCGCTCGCTCTCCGACTTCGGCACGCCGCTGTTTGTGGGCGGCCGCTTTCAGGTGCTGGCGTCGAAGGCGTACAACACGCTGATCGGCGTCGGCGATTTTCCGCTGGCCTGCGCCATGAACGCGCTGCTGGTGCTGCCTTCGCTGTTGCTGCTGGCGGCGCGGCGCGAAGCGCGCGGGCGGAACTTTTCGCTGCGGCTGGCCGGCACGCGCTCGCTGCGCCTGCGCGGCGCAGGGCTGTGGCTGCCGGAAGCGGCAGCGTGGCTGTTCGTCGCTCTGGAGGCGGCGGTCTACGGCCTGATCTTCGCCGGCAGCGTCACAAAGACGTGGGGCACTGACTTCTCGCTGACGACGGCGCATCTGCGCGGTCTGTGGAATTTCAGCGGCAACGGCTTTGCGCGCAGTCTGGTCTGTTCCGTCGCAGCGGGGGTGGGGAGCGCGGCGCTGGGCGCGGCGCTGGCGCGGCTGCTCGACCGTGCCACGGCGGCGCTGAGGCGCGCCGCGCGCGTGCTGATCGAGCTGCCTTACCTTGTGCCGGGAACGTTCTTCGGCGTGGGGTATCTGCTGGTGTCGTCGTCGCTGCCATGGGAGATTCCCGCCGGCTTTTTGATCGCCATGAACTGTCTGTTCCGCCAGCTTTCGCCGTCGACGTGGTCGGCGCAGGCGGGATTGGCGCAAATCAATCCCGAGCTGGAGCTGGCCGTGCGCGACCTCGGCGGCGGCCAGGGGCGCGCGCTGCGCGACATGCTGCTGCCGCTGCTGCGGCCGTTCATGCTGGTGTCGTTCATCAACGCCTTCAGCGCCGCCATGACCAGCACCGGGCCGATCATCTTCCTGGTCAGCCCCTACGCGCGCGTGGCGGCGGTGGAACTGTTCGAGTCGATCAACAGCGGCAGGTACGGCGACGCTTCGGCGATGGCTTCGCTGCTGATTGCGGCGATCTTGGCGGTCAACGCGCTGGCGTGGAAAGCTCTGGGGAGGAAAAGTTAA
- a CDS encoding ABC transporter ATP-binding protein: MLSFENVCFSYGEAKALDGVSLALKKGELLTLLGPSGCGKTTTLQIAGGFLFPDSGRVMLDGRDVSALPPEKRPTATVFQSHALFPHMSVEENVAYGLRVRGTPRAERLRRAAEMLERVGLDGYLKSRVQDLSGGQQQRVALARALILNPRVLLLDEPLSSLDARLRVRMRAEIRSLQKAFGITALYVTHDQEEALSISDRVALMQGGRLVQVGTPEEVYFSPHGDFAADFIGDAFPVTLEGRRQLLRPDQIVVAADGPLVGTLVSRAFLGASTDWVIDWQGQTLRASVPSAAEPAREIGGEVRFAILPSRDRNA, translated from the coding sequence ATGCTTTCATTCGAGAATGTCTGTTTCAGTTACGGCGAGGCGAAAGCCCTCGACGGCGTCTCGCTGGCGCTGAAAAAAGGCGAGCTGCTGACGCTGCTGGGGCCTTCGGGCTGCGGCAAGACGACGACGCTGCAGATCGCCGGCGGATTTTTGTTTCCCGATTCGGGGCGCGTCATGCTCGACGGGCGCGACGTCTCGGCGCTGCCGCCGGAGAAACGTCCTACGGCGACGGTGTTTCAGAGCCACGCGCTGTTTCCGCACATGAGCGTGGAGGAAAACGTCGCCTACGGCCTGCGCGTGCGCGGAACTCCCCGCGCGGAGCGGCTGCGGCGCGCGGCGGAAATGTTGGAGCGCGTCGGTCTGGACGGCTATCTGAAATCGCGCGTACAGGATCTGTCGGGCGGGCAGCAGCAACGCGTGGCCCTCGCCCGGGCGCTGATCCTCAATCCGCGGGTGCTGCTGCTCGACGAACCGCTGTCGAGCCTCGACGCGCGGCTGCGCGTGCGCATGCGCGCCGAGATCCGTTCGCTGCAAAAGGCGTTCGGCATCACGGCGCTGTACGTCACGCACGACCAGGAGGAGGCGCTGTCGATCTCCGACCGCGTGGCGCTGATGCAGGGAGGACGGCTCGTGCAGGTGGGTACGCCGGAGGAAGTTTATTTTTCGCCGCACGGCGATTTTGCCGCCGACTTTATCGGTGACGCGTTCCCCGTGACGCTGGAAGGGCGGCGACAGCTGCTCCGCCCTGATCAGATCGTCGTCGCGGCAGACGGCCCGCTGGTCGGAACTCTGGTCTCGCGTGCGTTCCTCGGCGCCTCGACGGACTGGGTCATCGACTGGCAGGGGCAGACGCTGCGAGCTTCCGTGCCCAGCGCCGCCGAACCGGCGCGCGAGATCGGCGGCGAAGTGCGCTTCGCGATCCTGCCGTCCCGGGACCGAAACGCATGA
- a CDS encoding IclR family transcriptional regulator, translated as MNSTRNIMALIEALLADGGELGVRELGMRTGIPKSTVQRFLSGMEENGWVAQDKRTQGYRIGYKLLGQSNGWALRLALVNQSQELLKTLCNQTGQSVSLCTLDGFSGLSVAASLPEDGPALANRRPKLFDLHAGAAGKALLAFAPEPLQKYIVYSEPKSYTSATITGSKELLAEIEKIREKRYAVSVEELVPETAEAAAPILYPDGTVMAVLAIGGAKNSVAPQFEAFRGILQKAAARLQKSILDS; from the coding sequence ATGAATTCTACGCGCAACATCATGGCGCTCATCGAGGCGCTGCTCGCCGACGGCGGCGAGCTCGGCGTCCGCGAGCTGGGGATGCGGACGGGCATTCCCAAGAGCACGGTCCAGCGCTTTCTGTCAGGAATGGAAGAGAACGGCTGGGTCGCGCAGGACAAGAGGACGCAGGGCTATCGGATCGGTTACAAGCTGCTCGGCCAGTCGAACGGCTGGGCGCTTCGTCTGGCGTTGGTCAATCAGTCCCAGGAGCTGCTGAAGACGTTGTGCAATCAGACCGGGCAGAGCGTATCTCTGTGCACGCTCGACGGGTTCAGCGGTCTCAGCGTCGCCGCGTCTCTGCCCGAGGACGGCCCCGCGCTGGCGAACCGGCGCCCGAAACTGTTCGACCTGCACGCCGGCGCGGCGGGCAAGGCGCTGTTGGCTTTCGCGCCCGAGCCGCTGCAGAAGTACATCGTCTATTCCGAGCCGAAAAGCTACACGTCCGCGACGATCACCGGCTCCAAAGAGCTGCTGGCGGAGATCGAGAAGATCAGAGAGAAGCGTTACGCCGTCAGCGTCGAAGAGCTGGTGCCGGAAACCGCCGAAGCGGCGGCGCCGATCCTGTATCCCGACGGAACGGTCATGGCGGTGTTGGCCATCGGCGGCGCGAAAAATTCCGTGGCGCCGCAGTTCGAGGCGTTTCGCGGCATCCTTCAGAAAGCCGCCGCCCGACTGCAAAAAAGCATCCTCGATTCGTGA
- a CDS encoding alpha/beta hydrolase, giving the protein MDAETKIADVIANENFKGYGQLLFPGHLSESDKKRTLGQIAPLFPYHRHLSVDVTLNVLNSMLAREKNGEKIFYDLYSDREKDKDPAKAETGLFYFRGVKKAPFAVICAGGSFQYVASLHESLPHALELSRMGFNAFTLHYRTESLEAACEDLAVAITQIFTHAEEFNVGTECYSLWGSSVGAHVAAYLASYGPHGFGGAQLPRPGTLVLQYTGHTNHTRQEPPTYVCVGENDPVCDWRVMKKRLDALAACGIDTEFHKYPHLGHGFGLGIGTEAEGWIASAAAFWKRHLPRRTLRVLSRFEAAAV; this is encoded by the coding sequence ATGGACGCTGAAACAAAAATAGCAGATGTCATCGCAAACGAGAATTTCAAGGGATATGGGCAGCTCCTTTTCCCCGGACATCTGAGTGAATCCGACAAAAAACGCACGCTGGGGCAGATCGCGCCGTTGTTTCCCTATCATAGGCATTTGAGCGTCGACGTCACGCTGAACGTCCTCAACTCCATGCTCGCGCGGGAAAAGAACGGCGAAAAGATCTTCTACGATCTCTATTCCGATAGAGAAAAAGATAAGGACCCGGCCAAGGCGGAGACGGGGCTGTTTTATTTCCGCGGCGTCAAAAAAGCGCCGTTTGCCGTTATCTGCGCGGGAGGCAGTTTCCAATATGTGGCGTCGCTCCATGAGAGTCTGCCGCACGCACTGGAACTGAGCCGCATGGGATTCAACGCTTTTACGCTTCACTACCGGACCGAAAGTCTCGAAGCCGCCTGCGAAGATCTGGCTGTCGCGATCACACAAATTTTCACCCATGCGGAAGAGTTCAACGTCGGCACCGAGTGTTACTCGCTCTGGGGCAGCTCGGTCGGCGCCCATGTCGCCGCCTATCTGGCCTCGTACGGGCCGCACGGTTTCGGCGGCGCGCAGCTGCCGCGCCCCGGCACGCTGGTGCTGCAGTACACCGGGCACACCAATCACACCCGCCAGGAACCGCCTACTTACGTCTGCGTGGGCGAAAACGACCCCGTCTGCGACTGGCGGGTGATGAAAAAGCGTCTCGACGCGCTGGCGGCCTGCGGTATCGACACGGAATTCCACAAGTACCCGCATCTCGGGCACGGCTTCGGCCTCGGCATCGGCACGGAAGCCGAAGGCTGGATCGCCAGCGCCGCCGCGTTCTGGAAGCGCCATCTGCCCCGGCGGACGCTGCGCGTGCTCAGCCGTTTCGAAGCCGCGGCCGTCTGA
- a CDS encoding MetQ/NlpA family ABC transporter substrate-binding protein, translating into MKKICVLAFAVSLCFAGASFAGSLRVGATPTPHAEILAQVRDELKAQGVDLQIVEFTDYVTPNLALSDGELDANYFQHLPYLQSFCEDRGLDLTSAATIHVEPMGLFSKKFAALEELKDGALIAIPNDPTNCGRALLLLQSAGLIRLAADSGLTATELDVEENKHDFKFRSLEAAQLPRSLDDVDAAVINGNYAIPAGFNPARDALLVEGADSPYANVIAVKAGNENNADVQALIKALQSDKISKYILDAYAGGVLPAFGGPAK; encoded by the coding sequence ATGAAAAAAATCTGTGTTCTCGCTTTTGCCGTTTCTCTGTGCTTCGCCGGCGCGTCCTTTGCCGGCTCGCTGCGCGTCGGCGCCACGCCCACGCCTCACGCCGAGATCCTCGCCCAGGTCAGGGACGAACTCAAAGCCCAGGGCGTCGATTTGCAGATCGTGGAGTTCACCGACTACGTCACGCCCAATCTGGCGCTCAGCGACGGCGAACTCGACGCCAATTATTTCCAGCATCTGCCCTACCTGCAGAGCTTCTGCGAGGACCGCGGCCTCGACCTGACCTCCGCCGCCACCATCCACGTGGAACCCATGGGCCTGTTTTCGAAGAAGTTCGCCGCGCTCGAAGAGCTCAAAGACGGCGCGCTCATCGCCATCCCCAACGATCCCACCAACTGCGGGCGCGCCCTGCTGCTGCTCCAGTCCGCCGGGCTGATCAGGCTGGCGGCGGACAGCGGCCTCACCGCCACCGAGCTGGACGTCGAAGAGAACAAACATGATTTCAAGTTCCGCTCGCTCGAAGCCGCTCAGCTGCCCCGCTCGCTTGACGACGTGGACGCGGCCGTGATCAACGGCAACTACGCGATCCCCGCCGGCTTCAACCCCGCCAGGGACGCGCTGCTCGTCGAGGGCGCCGACTCGCCCTACGCCAACGTCATCGCCGTAAAGGCCGGCAACGAGAACAACGCCGACGTGCAGGCGCTGATCAAAGCCCTGCAGAGCGACAAGATTTCCAAGTACATTCTCGACGCCTACGCCGGCGGCGTGCTGCCCGCGTTCGGCGGCCCCGCCAAATAG
- a CDS encoding methionine ABC transporter permease — translation MAKIFGLLAEPTLQTLYMVGLSSLFAILLGLPLGIALALTEKGGLCESRVAGKALDAFVNVFRSFPFIILMIILFPLSRLIVGTTIGTTAAIVPLSISAAPFVGRVVQSALKEVDRGVIEAAQAMGADVKTIVLKVMIPEALPSLAAGATLTVIAIVGSSAMAGAIGGGGLGDVAIRYGFHRFRSDVLIAAVVVIIAIVQGIQWLGNKIVRNLSRNR, via the coding sequence ATGGCTAAAATCTTCGGCCTGCTGGCCGAACCGACGCTGCAGACGCTGTACATGGTCGGCCTGTCGAGTCTGTTTGCGATCCTGCTGGGGCTGCCGCTGGGCATCGCCCTCGCGCTCACCGAAAAGGGCGGTCTGTGCGAAAGCCGCGTCGCCGGCAAGGCGCTCGATGCCTTCGTCAATGTCTTCCGTTCCTTCCCGTTCATCATCCTCATGATCATCCTCTTCCCGCTCTCGCGGCTGATCGTGGGTACGACCATCGGCACTACGGCCGCCATCGTGCCGCTGTCGATCTCGGCCGCGCCGTTCGTGGGGCGCGTCGTGCAGAGTGCCCTCAAGGAAGTGGACCGCGGCGTGATCGAAGCCGCGCAGGCCATGGGCGCCGACGTCAAGACCATCGTCCTGAAAGTGATGATCCCCGAGGCGCTGCCCTCGCTGGCCGCGGGCGCGACGCTGACGGTCATCGCCATCGTCGGCAGCTCCGCCATGGCCGGGGCCATCGGCGGCGGCGGACTGGGCGACGTGGCCATCCGCTACGGCTTCCACCGCTTCCGCAGCGACGTGCTGATCGCCGCCGTCGTCGTTATTATCGCCATTGTCCAGGGAATTCAATGGCTCGGTAATAAAATCGTCCGGAATCTGAGCCGGAATCGATAA
- a CDS encoding methionine ABC transporter ATP-binding protein, translating to MIQLRGIKKIYRAPDGGIVEALSGIDLDIGDGEIFGIIGLSGAGKSTLLRTINRLEEPSGGQVSIDGQEITALDAGGLRLARRKIGMIFQHFNLLASRTVAGNVAFPLELEGWKPKDVKDRVAEMLDVVELSDKAGSYPSQLSGGQKQRVAIARALANRPHVLLSDEATSALDPRTTKSILSLLAGINRLMGLTIVVVTHEMNVIREICSRVAIIESGRIVEQGTVKDIFLNPRSKTAREFLAKLPRTGYDEGAGLPREAGKPVAVLAFDGSAAEAPLISQTIKATGADVNILAGAIDSLYVSRVGTLTVQFGGAPQVIAAAMDMIRAHNVKVEVIWNG from the coding sequence ATGATTCAGCTCCGCGGCATCAAAAAAATCTATCGCGCGCCCGATGGCGGTATCGTCGAGGCGCTGTCGGGCATCGACCTGGACATCGGTGACGGCGAGATCTTCGGCATCATCGGCCTGTCGGGCGCGGGCAAATCGACGCTGCTGCGTACGATCAACCGCCTCGAAGAACCCAGCGGCGGGCAAGTCTCCATCGACGGGCAGGAGATCACGGCGCTCGACGCGGGCGGCCTGCGGCTGGCGCGGCGCAAAATCGGCATGATCTTTCAGCACTTCAACCTGCTGGCCTCGCGCACAGTGGCGGGCAACGTCGCCTTTCCGCTGGAACTGGAGGGCTGGAAGCCGAAAGACGTCAAAGACCGCGTCGCCGAGATGCTCGACGTGGTCGAGCTTTCCGACAAGGCCGGCAGCTATCCGTCGCAGCTTTCCGGCGGCCAGAAGCAGCGCGTCGCCATCGCCCGCGCGCTGGCAAACCGTCCGCACGTGCTGCTTTCCGACGAGGCCACCAGCGCCCTCGATCCCCGCACCACCAAATCGATCCTCAGCCTGCTGGCCGGCATCAACCGTCTCATGGGGCTGACGATCGTCGTCGTCACCCACGAGATGAACGTCATCCGCGAGATCTGCTCGCGCGTGGCGATCATCGAGTCGGGACGCATCGTCGAGCAGGGAACGGTCAAGGACATTTTCCTCAATCCGCGCTCGAAAACGGCGCGCGAGTTCCTCGCCAAACTGCCGCGCACGGGGTACGACGAGGGCGCCGGACTGCCCCGCGAGGCGGGAAAGCCCGTGGCGGTGCTGGCATTCGACGGCTCGGCGGCGGAAGCGCCCCTGATCTCGCAGACGATCAAGGCCACGGGGGCCGACGTCAACATTCTGGCCGGCGCCATCGACAGCCTCTACGTGTCTCGAGTCGGCACCCTGACGGTACAGTTCGGCGGCGCTCCGCAGGTGATCGCCGCGGCGATGGACATGATCCGCGCCCATAACGTGAAGGTGGAGGTGATCTGGAATGGCTAA